A single Fusobacterium perfoetens ATCC 29250 DNA region contains:
- a CDS encoding FAD-dependent oxidoreductase, whose product MEKIYDMIVIGGGPAGLTAGIYGGRAKLDVLVIEKEEKGGQIKITSEVVNYPGIKEISGSELVDKIKEQAKSFKNEFIQDEVIDMELHGDIKVIKTKSGKEYKGLSVVIATGASPRKLNFPGEIEYSGRGVAYCATCDGEFFTGLDVFVIGGGFAAAEESMFLTKYAKKVHVIVREPEFTCARTIADKVLAHPKIDVRFNTEVLEATGDKFLRKILLKNNITNEIEEFSPEDGETFGIFIFVGYEPQSKIFKNHVEIDKQGFILTNEDLMTNVTGVYAVGDIRPKKLRQVVTAVSDGAIASSNIEKYVFDLREKLGLKKDEVEVQKENEVKEQMLDENLKEQLREVTKVFQNKIELAVIKGENLEETSEIIQMAEEIGSTNDKIQVKIYEKTDVQLREKGIDLEKLPAIAILNDKGEYSRIKYTTVPTGHELNSFILAMYNVSGPGQKINDSLVERISKIDKKLNIKIGISLNCTRCPETVQSTQRIAVENPNINVEVIDVFSHKEFKKKYDILSVPAMVINDKELRFGQLSLEEVLDILEKI is encoded by the coding sequence ATGGAAAAAATTTATGATATGATTGTAATAGGAGGAGGACCAGCTGGACTTACAGCTGGAATCTATGGAGGAAGAGCAAAATTAGATGTTCTTGTTATAGAAAAAGAAGAAAAAGGTGGACAAATAAAAATAACAAGTGAAGTTGTTAATTATCCAGGAATAAAAGAAATTTCTGGAAGTGAATTAGTTGATAAAATAAAAGAACAAGCTAAAAGTTTTAAAAATGAGTTTATTCAAGATGAAGTTATTGATATGGAATTACATGGAGATATAAAAGTTATAAAAACAAAATCTGGAAAGGAATATAAAGGATTATCAGTTGTTATAGCTACAGGAGCTTCTCCAAGAAAATTAAATTTTCCAGGAGAAATAGAATATTCAGGAAGAGGGGTAGCTTATTGTGCTACATGTGATGGAGAATTTTTTACAGGATTAGATGTTTTTGTAATTGGTGGAGGATTTGCTGCAGCTGAGGAATCAATGTTTTTAACTAAATATGCTAAAAAAGTCCATGTTATAGTTAGAGAACCAGAATTTACTTGTGCTAGAACAATAGCTGATAAAGTATTGGCTCATCCAAAAATAGATGTTAGATTTAATACAGAAGTATTAGAAGCTACAGGAGATAAATTTTTAAGAAAAATACTTTTAAAAAATAATATTACTAATGAAATTGAAGAATTTTCTCCTGAAGATGGAGAAACTTTTGGAATATTTATTTTTGTTGGATATGAACCTCAAAGTAAAATTTTTAAAAATCATGTAGAAATTGATAAACAAGGTTTTATTTTAACAAATGAAGATTTAATGACTAATGTAACAGGAGTATATGCAGTAGGTGATATTAGACCTAAAAAATTAAGACAAGTTGTTACAGCAGTCTCTGATGGGGCTATAGCTTCTAGTAATATAGAGAAGTATGTTTTTGACCTTAGAGAAAAATTAGGATTAAAAAAAGATGAAGTAGAAGTACAAAAAGAAAATGAAGTAAAAGAACAAATGTTAGATGAGAATCTAAAAGAACAACTTAGAGAGGTAACTAAAGTATTTCAAAATAAAATAGAATTAGCTGTAATAAAAGGAGAAAATTTAGAAGAAACTTCAGAGATAATCCAAATGGCAGAAGAAATTGGAAGTACAAATGATAAAATTCAAGTTAAAATTTATGAAAAAACAGATGTACAATTAAGAGAAAAAGGAATTGATTTAGAAAAATTACCAGCTATTGCTATATTAAATGATAAAGGGGAATATTCAAGAATAAAATACACAACTGTTCCTACAGGACATGAATTAAATTCATTTATTTTAGCTATGTATAATGTTTCAGGACCAGGACAAAAAATAAATGATTCTTTAGTTGAAAGAATATCTAAAATAGATAAAAAATTAAATATAAAAATAGGAATTTCATTAAATTGTACTAGATGTCCAGAGACAGTTCAATCAACACAAAGAATAGCTGTAGAAAAT